The genome window GCTTCATGCGCGATCGTCCATTGCCAGAGGATTCCGCTGATGCCTAACAGAGTCAGCAAGGCGGTCACAGCCGACAACCCAGCCAGCGCCGGATGTCGATACGACCAGCGCTGCAGTCGTTCACGAGCGCCGGCTGGACGACGGAGGATGGGGCGGTTCTCCAGCCAGCGATCGAGCTCGTCGGCGACCTCGCCGGCGGATTGATAGCGTCGGGTTGGCGATTTCTCCAGGCAGGCGAGACAGATGACCTCCAAATCGAGCGGGATCGACGGATTCAACCGCTGAAGCGAAATGGGATCGACGGTGATGATCTGGTGGCAGATCTGTTGCAAAGTCTCCCCCCGGAACGGAGGGTTCCCAGTGAGGAGATGATAGAGTGTGGCACCGAGTCCGTAGATGTCCGTGCGCTGCGAGACCGGGCCGAGCTGCGGATCAAGCTGCTCTGGGGCCGAGTAACTCGGAGTGCCGATGATCGCATTCGTCTCGGTGAGAGTGGGCTGGTTGTCGAGGTGTGCCACTCCGAAGTCCGTTAGGTGGGGGTCGCCATTCGGATCGATGAGAATGTTCTGTGGCTTAAGATCACGGTGCAACACTCCCTTTCCATGTGCATAGGCCAAAGCCCGCGCCACTGAGCGGAGCGCTCGGATGATCTCCGTCATGGGGAGGGGAGCGGAGGCCATCCTTTCGGCCAGGTTGTCTCCTTCGATATAGTCCATGGCCAGGTAGGCACATCCCTGGTGTTCGCCGCGTTGGACAATTCCCACGATGTTCGGGTGATTCAACGCAGCCAGCGCCGCAGCTTCGCGATCCACCCGGGCACGATCGACCTGAGGAGCCAGTCGTTTAATGGCAACCAGTCGTCCCGTGGTCAGTTGTCGGGCCAGAAAGACTTCACCCATGCCGCCCTTGCCGAGCGGCCGAATGAGCGCAAAATCGTCCATGATCTGGAGACAGTGGTCGATCTCGTCGGACTCCTCCCACAGGGGCCGGCGACCGATGGGGGCAATCTGGCCCGCTTCGGCGAGCAGACATCGCACGCAGCCTCCGTGCTCGAGCATGCTGCCGCATCTGGAACAGCGCGGAGAATTTTGGATGGGCGTAGGCATCTCAGCGGAGGGGATCCGGGAGGTCGCTCCGATGATACGGGACGGAGAACACCGACACGAGATGACGTTGCTCTTCCATCCAGTCGTTAGGATTCGTAACTGTCTCACGAATCTCATCCACCAGGAGCGCTTTGAGCCTTTCCCGCATGCGATAGAAGGCGACTCCGACCGCTCCCTCGGTCATCTGGCAGGCTTGAGCCACATCCCTTCGCGACGGGGCATCGGGTTCTTCGTCCAGCACGCGATAGAACTGATGGAGCAGCTCCACTTTGCTCGCGCGTTCGCATTCGCCTTCGAGCTTTTCCCGGGCTCGCTGCAGGAGTTCTCTGGCCCAGGCCTGGTCCCAAGCCAGATCTGCTGCCACCTCCCTGGCGGCAAACTGTTGCGTGAAGGTACCGTCGTCGGTTTCGATTTCGAGGCTCAGATCGCCGGGTCGATCACCTGGGGCTCGGCGCCGTCGGCAGGGATCTTTGGTGTCGATAATGAAGTGGCGGACGCACGCCTTCAGGAAGGTCCGAAACTTTCGGTCTCCCTTTTGGGTGTTGTGGAGGAAACCCTCCTTAAGGAACTTACTGGCGAAGAAATCCTGGACGAGATCGTCGGCTTCCTGCGCGTAGCCTAAGGCCGTGATATAGGTATGCAGGGGAATTCGATAGGACTCGGCCAGCTTTCCCATGGCCAGCTCCGATCCCTCGCCAGCCAAGAGCACCAGGCTCCAGCGAGTCGTGACGAAGTTGAAAGGGTCGGTGGCCATAGTTGTGCTAAACCGCTGGCTGCATTCGGGCTGGCGAGTGCCTTCGACACTCTCCAGCAAGCCTCCTCCAGGATACTGCCGCGCCCTTTAACTTAAACAGGAAAATGAATGGCCCGCGAAACACGCTAAACACGCGAAACTAAAAGGAGTTGCAGAGCCCTAACAGCTCCCCCAAGCAACGCTGGGAGTGGTGTTGGTCTTCGGAGTCTTTCAGAAGTTGGTCTCCTTTCGCGTGTGTGCGGTGGTTCGGGGGCAACCTATCCTCCTTTGTCAGTTTAACGAATTCGAGGTGACAATCGGCCAACAACCAGCCTAGGTTCCGCTGGGCTCGAACTTGGATTGTCCAGCGAACATCCACCAACCAACAACCTCGATCAAAGGCAGGAACTATGCGTAGTCCATGGAATGCGTGTGTAGTAGCCGTCTGCCTCATTGGCGGTGTCACTGGGGCACGCGCTGATGACGCCCTTGATAACCTGAAGCGTGACCTCGACAGTTTGAGGCGACGAGTTGAACTGCTCGAGCAGGAGAATGCTCGGCTCAAGAAGGAGATCGATGTCGATCGGCTGGTGGTGCGGAGGGAACTGATTGTGTCGGACACCGGCCAGGAATGGGAGCGGGGGTATGAGGCTCAGCAGATTCCTCGCGGAATCTATGCCCGATCCTTGGGCGATGGGCCCGGTGGGCTTTGGGTGCGCAGCCGGTTGATCAAAGGAGAGATCGATGATCCGTTTGATGATCGATTTCATGCCTTGGAAACCAATGGATCCCTACGTCGGACTCCGGGCCATATCTCCTGGAATATTTGGGTTCAGGGTGCCTGGCGGCAGATGTCCATCATTCAAGGAGAAAGCCTGGAGCCCACGGAAATGGCGCCTGACCTGTTGACGGGGGGTAATCACCCCGGCCGGCTGCGCTTTCAAACGTTCCGGCCCCACCATCCCGAACCTTTGACCGATGCCCTGATCGGGCAGGGGATGATGTCGTTGGGCGGTGGCGGCTATGGCGGCGGCGGGCTCCCGTATGCCGAAGAGACACTTCAGATCTGGGGCGGAAGGGTGGTTGCGACCGCCATGGGGGTGCCAAATGCACCACGCGTGATCTCGGATGATGGAACGGGAAAGCATCAATATTCCGTGGTGGCGGTGGGACCGCAGGGGATCCGATCGCTGGCTTCGGGGATCACGGTGGCCCAGGGAAAGGCGAGGCTGCGCTGGGACAGCGTGGCGGGGGCTGATGCTTACATCGTCCTTCGCGACGGACAGGAGATTACCGGCCTCCTCCGTATCGAAGGGTCGAACAAAGAATGGGTCGACCGCTGAAATATGAAAAGATCTGTTAACCTAAACAAACGAGGCTTGTCCGCAGGGGCTCCCTCATTAGCCGCAAAAAACGCAAAAGGACAAAAGAATCAAACGGATGCAGGGGGGCGAACAAGGGAATCGGATTTCCGCTCTGCGGCCTTCCCGTCCACAGCGGTTCAGTTCTCAGTCCCTCGGGCCTGGTTCAATGAGATTGGCGTGAGACCATCGGGACCCGCCGCGCTCGGGCTGGCGAATCGTCCAGGGACGGACGACGCTACAATTGTAGTTTGGGCGGTGCCGGCCCATCGGGAGGACATGGCCAAGGGACGGCCGATTTATTGAACCGCGATGGACGCAAAGGACGCTATGTCCGAGGAGAAAGAAGAGTCCTGGTTTTTCCTTCCTTCTGGTTGTCCCATCGCGTCCATCGCGTCCATTGCGGTTT of Verrucomicrobiales bacterium contains these proteins:
- a CDS encoding sigma-70 family RNA polymerase sigma factor; protein product: MATDPFNFVTTRWSLVLLAGEGSELAMGKLAESYRIPLHTYITALGYAQEADDLVQDFFASKFLKEGFLHNTQKGDRKFRTFLKACVRHFIIDTKDPCRRRRAPGDRPGDLSLEIETDDGTFTQQFAAREVAADLAWDQAWARELLQRAREKLEGECERASKVELLHQFYRVLDEEPDAPSRRDVAQACQMTEGAVGVAFYRMRERLKALLVDEIRETVTNPNDWMEEQRHLVSVFSVPYHRSDLPDPLR